CCCCAAATACGTCATCACACCCCAGTTCTTAAACTTGAACGGCTTCGAGGCTTCCCCCTCACCCCTGttgagctgcttggccagaTAGACTGCCTGCTGAGCCGCGACCTGCGCCGTGGCAGGGTAACTTGCGCCCTGGACAGAAGTACAATCGCCCACGGCGTACACGTCCTTGAGCGTGGTTGTCTCTGAGCCATCCCCGGCACCCTGCAGCTGGACCTGTAGGTTCGGGTtggtgacgatgccgccCGTCCGGGGATCCTTTGCAATCTTGCCAACCCCCTCAATGTCAGACTCGACGAGGGTCTTGACCAGCGGGTTCTGCATGAGCCCCGTGCTccagacgacgatgccggcgCCAACCTCCTCTGGTTCCTCCTTGATCTGCAGCATCAGGACGTGTCCTTGTCGGCGGATGCGGGTGAGGTGGTGCTCCGTCTTGACCCGGATGCCCTGTCGCTTGAACGTCTCGGTCGCATACGCGGCCAGCTTACTGTCAAACATGGGAAGCACCTTTGGCGCGATGTCATAGACGGTGATGGCGCAGTGCTTCTGCAGCTTGGGATACATCCTCGACAAGTCGTCCTTGATCAAGTCGTGCAGCTCCGCGGCAAACTCGATGCCTGTCGGACCGCCACCCACGACGGCAAAATGCAACAGCTTCTTGCGCTCCTCAtcgctcgtcgtcggcaggTCCGCCGTCTCAAACGCCTGCAGGACCTGCAGTCGGATAGCCCGCGCATCGCCTACGTCTCTCAAGAAATTGGCGTGCTCCTTGACGCCCTCGATGCCAAAGGTCTGGCTGTAGCAGCCCACGGCAATGACGAGCTTGTCGTACTTGACGTCGAATTCCTCCCCTTTGATCTCGGGCCTGTTGGTGGCGGCACTGACGTCTCCGCGCAAGTTGGCCTCGACGCGGATGGTCTTATTTTTGAAGTCGATGCTGGAGGCCCATGCTTGGTGGAACTCGTCGAGCCCCAGCCGACGAACAGGCTCAATGGCCGCGCGAAACTCGAGGGTCCCTACGGACGTTGACGCGAGGAGAGGGGTGAAGGCGAAGTGGGATCGAGGGGAGATGAGGATGCGTGTGGTTTTGGAAGGGGAGAGGGTGCGCGCGGCGGCGTAGCCTGCCCAGCCAGAACCGAGAATAACGACTCTTTCTTTGGTACCTGGGGCTGGTATGCATTAGCTACATTGTCTTGTCCTGGAGATTGCAAGCGGTGCCGTGGACAGCGTGTGAACCTACCGTTGGTAGTAGCAAGTGTTGAAGCATGCCGTCTGGATATCGCATGAGCTGCAGCTCGAGGCACGTGCGACGAGAGCTTCATCAACGACCGGCACTGAATGCGAGTAAGGCCGTCCATGATTCCCTATGCTGTAAGAAACCTCCAGCTGAGTAGTCCAGGCCCAGATAGATTCAAGATTGGGATGGAGACGAGGGCGAGTCATATTTTAATTTCTTCCTGACCTAGCTCGGAGCTCGGAATGACATCAGCCTTATCGCACACACTCAAACTCAATCCACATGTGAGTGGACCTCAGCAACAATGAGCCCCAGGAACGGTCAGTCATCAGTCAGTCAGCCACCAGCATTGCACCCAATTGCATTATGGCTGATTACGGGAATTGTCGCAGCCAAGGAAACGGGGGCTTGAACAACATTGTTTTGCGTCCAGCCGATCAAGAACGGACCGTCTGAG
The DNA window shown above is from Metarhizium brunneum chromosome 1, complete sequence and carries:
- the NDB2_0 gene encoding External alternative NAD(P)H-ubiquinone oxidoreductase B2 codes for the protein MDGLTRIQCRSLMKLSSHVPRAAAHAISRRHASTLATTNAPGTKERVVILGSGWAGYAAARTLSPSKTTRILISPRSHFAFTPLLASTSVGTLEFRAAIEPVRRLGLDEFHQAWASSIDFKNKTIRVEANLRGDVSAATNRPEIKGEEFDVKYDKLVIAVGCYSQTFGIEGVKEHANFLRDVGDARAIRLQVLQAFETADLPTTSDEERKKLLHFAVVGGGPTGIEFAAELHDLIKDDLSRMYPKLQKHCAITVYDIAPKVLPMFDSKLAAYATETFKRQGIRVKTEHHLTRIRRQGHVLMLQIKEEPEEVGAGIVVWSTGLMQNPLVKTLVESDIEGVGKI